The Falco cherrug isolate bFalChe1 chromosome 3, bFalChe1.pri, whole genome shotgun sequence genome segment AGTTTAGAACTCGGAACGACTCTTTATTCTCCACTCTTTACAATGGAAATACATCACAAATCTGTTTTAAAGATATGTCATGGAAGTATTTGTATTAGATATGACTCGAGAGAGGCTGAATGTTTTATCTAAACTAATAAACAGCATGGAAGTAAAGGCCTTTACCCTGAGAGTCATAAAGTCACCCAATCTTGTCAATTATTGACAGATTAAAGCCAGTGTgatggtggggagggaggaagtaAACGATTTCCAGGAGTTATCACAGCTACTCAAAGCTATAGGCAACTCTGATCGTTGTCCTGCCCCCATGGCAGTGTTAAGCTGTATTATGCAAATATTGTAAAGTGTAGCGTTTGGTTTCACCGTTATCACAGGAGTAAACAGAATGAGGCAACACGACTGAGCTGTCAATCACAGCTCTTGCTGTTAACCTCCTTTACAACAGCATTTCTGCCTTTTACATGGTAAAGCTCCAAAAAGGTGGCCTCCAAAGAAGGATGGCCATTGCTAGAAAGAATGCAAATAATCCATCTGTAGGCATTTTACGGATTAGCCCGTCAATGCCAGACaaatcaaagaaaaggaaaagacagtaGAAAGGTGGCAAGCTTTTTGTTTAGACTTTATGTGCCTTAGAACTGACACTTCATAGCACTCTGAAAAGCTGTTAGGGCTTTTCTTCCTGGATCCTTCCTTACTTGTTTTTCAAATGGATTAGCTGAGTTTCAGCATAACTAACTGCTTAAGACCACAAAGAGCAGTGACTGGAAGAGAATGCAGTGTCCTCAACTCTCTGTAAAAGTAGCTTATGAAAATTCATGTTGAACTACTAGACTAATTTAAAGGGGATGGAGACATAATTCCCTAAGAAACAGGGGGAAAATATTACGTATTTTGTTTCAATCACAAAAGCACTTTATGAGTTCTGCTTTTGGAAtgggatgtatttttttcagatccaCGCACTGTGTTTATAACCACTCTTCTCCAAGTACTTTGTAATGCTTTTAATGCCAATAATAATGATGAGAGCTCGAGTACAGACAGGCAGGAATTTGTTGGCATTTTAGCTACCATACCGACCACTTTGTAATAGCAGGGGAATttaggggggggaaaaaaagtctcttgTAGACTAAGCTGTTAGATAGTATTTATGATGTAATGTGTTCTTGCAGAGCAACTAGCAGGACTGCAGCTTtgattttggtggtggtggggaaacGTTTGGAGGCTTGCCCCTGGTTTACCCCACTCACAGAACTACCCTGTACCAGATAAAGAGCAAGTTCAGATTTGGGAACCATCTCAAGTTAACTGCCTTTGAATTCATCCTTTGaatatcttttcttttaccTGTTGAGCTCTGCCTTTACTCACAACCACTGGTATACTTACTAGTGACtctaaatgaggaaaaaaatgaccaaACAAACAAGCGTGTCTTAAATTTGGCAACCTCATGGGTATTTCCAGTATGGTATCACCTCCTCCTCACACTGACTGTGCTAATTAGTTTTAGTTTCCTCACCAGCCATAGCAAAACCTCCCAAAATCACTTCATCTGTCGGGTCGCAGATCCACTTCTCACAGCACTCTCCAGGGACTTCAATTTTCCTGGGGAAAGGGCAGTCGGGGCCGGGGAGCAGCAGGTCCAGGTTGCAGCGGGGCAGGCAGCCGATCTGTCCGTCTCGGCAGGTGCACTGGTActtgcagctgggctggaacgTCTCCCCGTTGCGATAAATCATCCCGTCGAACACGCAGTTGTCTCCCTCCAGCACTAGCGGGAAAAGCGGAGGCGATTTCCCTGAGGCAGAGGGCACCCGGCGCCCGCTCCCGACGCGCCGCGGCAGGCGGCCCTGCCGGCCCTGGGCGGCCGCTCCCCGCACCCCGCACCCCGCccgcggcagccccggcccgcAGCCCTGGTGCCCCGACGCGTCCCCTGAGGGAAGGGGGCGCGCAGCCGGGCAGCGGCACCCCGGGGCACCGCGGCGGGCCCCCAGAGtctccccgccgccccggggagGGCGCCGGCCTCGCAGccccggcggccgcggcccccgcccccccgccgccagcctACCCATGCAGAtgccggcggccccgccgccgtcCTCGGGGCCGCGGTCGCAGTAGAGGCCGCTGCTCTCGTCGCAGGGCAGCAGCGGGGAGCAGCTCTCGCCGCGCTGCCGGGCGCAcaccaggcagcaggagcagccgtCCAGCACGGCGGGCACCCCCGGAGCGCAGCGCGGCGGCTCGGCCGGGCAGCGCCCGCCGCAGGGCCGGGGACACGCCGGCTCGCGGCCGCTCACCTGCGGGGACAAAACGGCCCGGAGGGCCGGGTCACGGGAgggccggcccggccgccggctCCCCCTacccgccggccccgccgggcgccCCACACTTGCCTCGCTCagccggaggaggaggaggaggagcagggctggcaggccctgcccgccgcccgtCGCCATGGtcccggccgccgcctccccgccgcaCCGCTCGGCTCTGCCGGCAGAGCCATTGCAGCCGCTTATATAGAGGCCGTCggggacccccccccctccaccgCCGCCCCCCCGTCCCGCGGCGGGCAGAGCGGGCCGGAGGCGGGGAGCtggagccgggccgggcgctgcgCGCCCCCTGCTCCTCCCGCCACCTGCTCCGGCGGCGCCGAGCCGCTGCTccagccccgccgggcccgcACGGCCCGCCCAGCCCGCTCCGGGCGGGAGCCCGCACCCGGGGGCGTTCCCTGGTGAGGGGGCCGGAGCCCCGCGGGCCCCGGGCCAGGGCTGCCAACTTCAACCCGCCACTGCGCCCCCCATAACCAGCCCTGTTCGCGTCTCCCACGTGAGCTGTGCTGCCGGTAGTAGATTGTAGGGAAGCCTCTGCTGTTGGGGGGCTACGCCGTGGTCTCTGTCACAACCGATATGGCTGGGCAGCGCTCGGTGGCTGCGACCTGCTCCCAGAGCACAAGCTCCTCTCAGGGCTACACGGCTTCTGGCCCTGGTGTGAGGCCTCGAGCTTTGTGGGCACTACAGAGATGGCAAATGGACCCTGTGAAGACAAGGAGCTGTGGGGGTGATGTGCGCTCCCCAGTAAACTCTTCGGTTTCAGGTCACGGGCACTGTTTGTCACCAGAGGGGTTTGAGTATATCGGCTGGTGGGAGACAGCAGTTGTCCAGGGAGCCCTCCATGTTCTGTGCAACACGATGAGTTGGAGCGGTAACAGGCTCCCCAGTGCCCGCCTGACGTGTGCAGCCGTGGGAGATGCAGAGCCGACGTGTCAGGCCTCAGGAATGCTTGGGAGAAGTAGCTCcagtgctctgtgctgtgcagtTATTTTAGTGCATGCAGAACAGATTCAGGCCAAGCGTAAGGGAGGCTAAATCTGTTAACGGGTTTTGCTTGTCAGGAATTGCCTTCTGCCCAAGGCAGGCCTTCTTGGGTCTTGCTGGCGTGCAGATATTCTCTACCTCTGGTTGTCTGGGGCAGATAATATGCACTGGATTCTGTTGTGGCttgttaaagagaaaatatttgaaaaataaacaaaagttgTAGACAGACTAGTGAAAACAAGAGGTCTTTTAAGCTTAAGACATGACACAAGTGGTACTCATGAATTTACAAAGCTGCTATAGCTCTATGCCAAAGCAATACTCAGCACAAAAACAGAAATCGCCAGATACAAGTTTTGTTTTGGACAAAAGTCACCATTCCTTTCTTGATGCTGTGTGGCAACAGCGGGGTTTCTGGAGAAGCCTGTCGTTCTGGGGAAAGCAGACTTCACTGGTGCAGAAACACATAATCTCTTGTCACATATtggccttttgttttctccttcacaAGACAGCGGGACCAGACAAGGGGAACACTGGGTTGCTCAAACCTTATTAGCAGTTTGGACATGGGTTTGTGGTTATTTCAGTCATCCACTACCTTACAAATGATTTCACCTTCCtcatctccatttttttttttctccccttgctgGTTTGCCTCTTGCCTCTGGTTTAGGCAGTCAGCACAAAGCTGGTTTTTACTGTACCTTGCTTATGAACAGAATGACCAATGCTCTTGGCCAGGCATGAACGTTTGCTGTTCCTATAGCTACACAGAGAAGCATGGCTGTTGTTACAGTTTTCCCAGAAGCAGGTCTGTAAACCAGAGAGGCACATAGAAGATCTGTTTTTGTCTGTCCCTCTGTATGTGAATCTGATGAGGTTTTCAGTACTGATAATCATTCACAGCCACTGAAAATTACCTTAGCATACCACTCCTACATGTCTTCTGGTCTACAAAAAAAGGTTTTACCACATAAAACTGCACAGAGaatcaaagaaatgaaaataatatttgccAGTGtacttaatttgaaaaaaacccaaaacccaccaacttttaattgcatttaataaatttattaagGCCCCTTTGTTTATAAAATaccagttttgaaaataaggtGATAGGACCAAATACCTTTTCCCAGACATTTCATTCCCTCCAAAGAGTGCGTAATTTGGAGTCCACTGGAACTACCAGTTCTAGGATACTGTTTCACCTTCCTAAAAGTGAAAGTTTTTGTTTGTACTTGTTTCACAACGT includes the following:
- the CCN3 gene encoding CCN family member 3, giving the protein MATGGGQGLPALLLLLLLRLSEVSGREPACPRPCGGRCPAEPPRCAPGVPAVLDGCSCCLVCARQRGESCSPLLPCDESSGLYCDRGPEDGGGAAGICMVLEGDNCVFDGMIYRNGETFQPSCKYQCTCRDGQIGCLPRCNLDLLLPGPDCPFPRKIEVPGECCEKWICDPTDEVILGGFAMAAYRQEATLGIDVLDSSANCIEQTTEWSACSKSCGMGFSTRVTNRNEQCEMVKQTRLCMIRPCENEEASDKKGKKCIRTKKSLKAVRFEYSNCTSVQAYKPRYCGLCNDGRCCTPHNTKTIQVEFRCLQGKVLKKPVMLINTCVCHNNCPQSNNAFFQPLDPTSSEAKI